One genomic window of Streptomyces sp. NBC_01498 includes the following:
- a CDS encoding heat shock protein transcriptional repressor HspR: MDGVGRRRPQSSFNRAFELTDESPVYVISVAAQLSGLHPQTLRQYDRLGLVSPDRTAGRGRRYSARDIELLRQVQQLSQDEGINLAGIKRIIELENQVAALQARVAELGAAVDGAAAAMRQREAQVHASYRRDLVPYQDVQQTSALVVWRPKPKLSSD; the protein is encoded by the coding sequence ATGGACGGGGTCGGGCGGCGTCGACCGCAGTCATCGTTCAACCGGGCCTTCGAACTGACCGACGAGTCGCCGGTGTACGTCATCTCGGTGGCGGCTCAGCTGTCGGGGCTGCATCCGCAGACCCTGCGTCAGTACGACCGGTTGGGTCTGGTCTCGCCGGACCGGACGGCGGGCCGCGGCAGGCGTTACTCGGCACGCGACATCGAACTGCTGCGCCAGGTGCAGCAGTTGTCGCAGGACGAGGGTATCAATCTGGCCGGCATCAAGCGGATCATCGAACTGGAGAACCAGGTCGCCGCGCTCCAGGCCCGCGTGGCGGAACTCGGCGCGGCGGTGGACGGCGCGGCGGCGGCGATGCGCCAGCGCGAGGCCCAGGTCCACGCGTCGTACCGGCGGGACCTGGTGCCGTACCAGGACGTGCAGCAGACCAGCGCGCTGGTGGTGTGGCGCCCGAAGCCGAAGCTGTCGTCCGACTAG
- the dnaJ gene encoding molecular chaperone DnaJ, which yields MSTKDFVEKDYYKVLGVPKDATEAEIKKAYRKLAREFHPDANKGDVKAEERFKEISEANDILGDPKRRKEYDEARSLFGNGGGFRAGPGAGGGSFNFDLGDLFGGGPQGGGPQGQGQGGAGGFGGGLGDVFGGLFNRGGPGTGTRTQPRRGQDIESEVTLSFTEAVDGATVPLRMSSQAPCKACSGTGDKNGSPRVCPTCVGTGQVSRGSGGGFSLTDPCVDCKGRGLIAQDPCDVCKGSGRARSSRTMQVRIPAGVSDGQRIRLRGKGAPGERGGPGGDLYVVVHVGSHPVFGRKDDNLTVTVPVTFVEAALGGEVKVPTLGGPPVTLKLPAGTPNGRTMRARGKGAVRKDGSRGDLLVTVEVVVPKELGAEARDALESYRKATAGENPRDELFQAAKGA from the coding sequence ATGAGTACCAAGGACTTCGTGGAGAAGGACTACTACAAGGTTCTCGGCGTCCCCAAGGACGCCACCGAGGCCGAGATCAAGAAGGCGTACCGGAAGCTCGCCCGCGAGTTCCACCCGGACGCCAACAAGGGCGACGTCAAGGCCGAGGAGCGCTTCAAGGAGATCTCCGAGGCGAACGACATCCTCGGTGACCCCAAGCGGCGCAAGGAGTACGACGAGGCCCGCTCGCTCTTCGGCAACGGGGGCGGCTTCCGGGCCGGCCCCGGCGCCGGCGGCGGGTCCTTCAACTTCGACCTGGGGGACCTCTTCGGAGGCGGCCCCCAGGGCGGCGGGCCGCAGGGCCAGGGCCAGGGCGGCGCGGGCGGCTTCGGCGGCGGACTCGGGGACGTGTTCGGCGGCCTCTTCAACAGAGGCGGGCCCGGCACCGGCACGCGGACGCAGCCGCGCCGGGGCCAGGACATCGAGTCCGAGGTGACGCTCAGCTTCACCGAGGCGGTCGACGGGGCCACGGTCCCGCTCCGGATGTCCAGCCAGGCCCCCTGCAAGGCGTGTTCGGGCACCGGCGACAAGAACGGCTCACCGAGGGTCTGCCCGACCTGTGTCGGCACCGGTCAGGTGTCGCGCGGCTCGGGCGGCGGCTTCTCGCTGACCGACCCCTGCGTGGACTGCAAGGGCCGTGGGCTGATCGCCCAGGACCCGTGCGACGTCTGCAAGGGCAGCGGCCGTGCCCGGTCCTCGCGGACCATGCAGGTCCGCATCCCGGCGGGCGTCAGCGACGGCCAGCGGATCCGGCTGCGCGGCAAGGGCGCGCCGGGCGAGCGCGGCGGTCCCGGGGGCGATCTGTACGTGGTGGTCCACGTCGGCTCGCACCCGGTCTTCGGCCGCAAGGACGACAACCTCACCGTCACGGTGCCGGTCACCTTCGTGGAGGCGGCGCTCGGCGGCGAGGTGAAGGTCCCGACGCTGGGCGGTCCGCCGGTCACCCTGAAACTGCCCGCGGGCACCCCCAACGGACGTACGATGCGCGCCCGGGGGAAGGGTGCCGTACGCAAGGACGGCAGTCGCGGCGATCTCCTCGTCACCGTCGAGGTGGTCGTTCCCAAGGAACTCGGTGCCGAGGCTCGTGACGCGCTGGAGTCCTACCGGAAGGCGACCGCGGGGGAGAACCCGCGGGACGAGCTGTTCCAGGCAGCGAAGGGAGCGTGA